Proteins encoded together in one Terriglobales bacterium window:
- a CDS encoding PadR family transcriptional regulator, with the protein MGEKEVRQGTLALMVLKTLESMGTLHGYGIARRIEQISGDLLSVNYGTLYPALLKLEQEGYIASEWGVSENNRRAKYYRLTRAGKKQVEREMRDWQETTAILARFLAPEESQ; encoded by the coding sequence ATGGGCGAGAAGGAAGTGCGTCAGGGGACGTTGGCGCTGATGGTTCTCAAGACGCTGGAGAGCATGGGAACCCTGCACGGTTACGGCATCGCGCGGCGCATTGAGCAGATTAGCGGCGATTTGCTGTCGGTCAACTATGGGACGCTCTATCCCGCGCTTCTGAAGCTCGAGCAGGAAGGGTACATCGCGTCGGAGTGGGGAGTCTCTGAGAACAACCGTCGCGCCAAGTACTACCGGCTTACTCGGGCTGGCAAAAAGCAGGTTGAGCGCGAGATGCGTGATTGGCAGGAGACCACCGCGATCCTGGCGCGGTTCCTGGCTCCGGAGGAATCGCAATGA